Proteins from a single region of Vairimorpha necatrix chromosome 6, complete sequence:
- a CDS encoding myb-like DNA-binding domain-containing protein, with protein MARLTKEENNEELEKNYQILADEDIVDLYAYKKKRTAVKWTQGEVEALKRGLKKFGMGNWTKILNDERDAYNPLRRTVDLKDKARSMDDWVNCKKKEIRDFYEVDADNNPILVKGEKVIYRCRVPFVAASKFAKHKNYTGEGNIIFRIAFEELGKKWVHVYSAKYVNDPNCAKSIKLNKIWGESPNRREGR; from the coding sequence ATGGCCAGACTAactaaagaagaaaataatgaagAACTTGAGAAAAATTACCAAATATTAGCAGACGAAGATATAGTGGATTTATACgcatacaaaaaaaaacgaacAGCGGTAAAATGGACCCAGGGAGAAGTAGAGGCTTTAAAAAGagggttaaaaaaatttggtATGGGAAATTGGACTAAAATCTTAAATGATGAAAGAGATGCTTATAATCCGTTGAGAAGAACTGTggatttaaaagataaagcACGATCAATGGATGATTGGgttaattgtaaaaaaaaagaaattagaGATTTTTATGAAGTCGACGCAGACAATAACCCAATACTTGTAAAAGGAGAGAAAGTAATCTATAGATGTAGAGTTCCTTTTGTTGCGGCATCTAAATTTgctaaacataaaaattatacggGCGAAGggaatattatttttagaatcGCTTTTGAGGAATTGGGGAAGAAATGGGTACACGTTTATTCGGCTAAATATGTTAACGATCCAAATTGCGCAAAATCTATAaaactaaataaaatttgggGGGAAAGTCCGAATCGTAGAGAAGGCCGATGA